From Marmota flaviventris isolate mMarFla1 chromosome X, mMarFla1.hap1, whole genome shotgun sequence, the proteins below share one genomic window:
- the Tceal9 gene encoding transcription elongation factor A protein-like 9, which yields MKPCQKIEEKPDNENEPKLEEEPKPEEKPEEEEEPEEEENAEETFRERLIQSLQDFKEDIHNRHLSNEDMFREVDEIDEIRRVRNKLIVMRWKVNRNHPYPYLM from the coding sequence ATGAAACCCtgtcagaaaattgaagaaaaaccAGACAATGAGAATGAACCAAAGCTGGAGGAAGAGCCAAAGCCCGAGGAAAagccagaggaagaggaagaaccagaggaggaggaaaacGCAGAAGAAACTTTTAGAGAAAGGCTGATTCAATCTCTCCAGGATTTTAAAGAAGATATACATAACAGGCATTTGAGCAATGAGGATATGTTTAGGGAAGTGGATGAAATAGATGAGATAAGGAGAGTAAGAAACAAACTTATAGTGATGCGTTGGAAGGTCAATAGAAACCATCCTTACCCTTATTTGATGTAG